One region of Chryseobacterium sp. SORGH_AS_0447 genomic DNA includes:
- a CDS encoding DUF5995 family protein: MKTIEEVLKKLDEIISWAKENQSPVGYFACTYRIMTAQVLKGIQQKKFEDNPRMTVLDVAFASRYLEAWESYSAGKRCSNSWYIAFEAAKNKDLLILQHIFLGMNAHINLDLGISAASIMPNRKIAPLKKDFENINNVIASINQKVQDSLNRICYPVELIDKISNGKDNAVLDFAISKARETSWATAVMTSNAPNFMKESVIGIVDYAAAKVASQIISPRILTPALVKQLKKCESSDVRKNIEILASPKNG; encoded by the coding sequence ATGAAAACCATCGAAGAAGTCCTTAAAAAATTAGACGAAATTATTAGCTGGGCTAAAGAAAACCAAAGCCCGGTAGGCTATTTTGCATGCACCTACAGAATTATGACCGCCCAGGTTTTAAAGGGAATTCAGCAGAAAAAATTTGAAGACAATCCAAGGATGACGGTGCTGGATGTTGCTTTTGCAAGCCGTTATCTTGAGGCTTGGGAATCCTATTCGGCAGGGAAAAGATGCAGCAATTCCTGGTATATCGCTTTTGAAGCCGCAAAAAATAAAGACCTGCTGATCCTGCAGCACATCTTTTTGGGAATGAATGCCCACATCAATCTCGATCTGGGAATTTCCGCAGCCTCCATCATGCCTAACCGGAAGATCGCTCCCCTGAAAAAAGATTTTGAAAACATCAACAATGTTATTGCCTCCATCAACCAGAAAGTACAGGATTCCCTGAACCGGATCTGCTACCCGGTAGAGCTGATTGATAAAATCTCCAACGGAAAAGACAACGCCGTGCTCGATTTTGCCATTTCCAAGGCACGGGAAACCTCATGGGCAACCGCAGTTATGACCTCCAACGCGCCCAATTTTATGAAAGAATCCGTAATCGGAATTGTGGATTATGCCGCCGCAAAAGTTGCCTCACAGATTATCAGTCCCCGTATCCTGACACCGGCTTTAGTAAAACAATTAAAGAAATGCGAAAGCAGCGACGTCCGGAAAAACATCGAAATTCTGGCTTCACCGAAAAATGGGTAA
- a CDS encoding SGNH/GDSL hydrolase family protein: MKFLSLAVILFSAVVSGQDFANYAKYEKQNQEILAGKIAPNSIFMGDSITEGWVSKDPSFFKKNNFVGRGISGQVTSQMLLRFREDVINLKPKRVIILGGTNDIAENQGPISLDKVFGNIVSMVELAKANNIKVVLCSVLPAYDFGWRKDMHPADKVIALNKMISDYAKKHNIPYVDYHSQMKDSRNGLDKIYTEDEIHPTAKGYEKMEGILMKKLSKL, from the coding sequence ATGAAATTTTTAAGCCTGGCTGTCATTCTTTTTTCAGCCGTCGTATCTGGACAGGACTTCGCCAATTATGCAAAATATGAAAAGCAGAACCAGGAAATTTTAGCCGGAAAAATAGCGCCTAACTCCATTTTTATGGGAGATTCAATTACGGAAGGCTGGGTTTCCAAAGATCCTTCTTTCTTCAAGAAAAACAATTTTGTCGGGAGAGGAATCAGCGGACAGGTTACTTCCCAGATGCTTTTGAGATTCCGGGAAGATGTCATCAACCTGAAGCCGAAACGGGTAATTATTTTGGGAGGAACCAATGATATTGCGGAAAATCAGGGTCCGATCTCTTTAGACAAAGTTTTCGGAAATATTGTTTCGATGGTGGAACTGGCCAAAGCCAATAATATCAAAGTGGTGCTATGCTCGGTTCTCCCGGCTTATGATTTCGGCTGGAGAAAAGATATGCATCCCGCAGATAAGGTAATTGCCCTTAATAAAATGATTTCAGATTATGCAAAAAAACATAATATCCCTTATGTTGATTACCATTCCCAAATGAAAGATTCACGCAACGGGCTGGATAAGATCTATACTGAAGATGAAATTCACCCTACCGCAAAGGGCTATGAAAAAATGGAAGGAATTCTCATGAAAAAATTAAGCAAGCTTTAA
- a CDS encoding trypsin-like peptidase domain-containing protein, which yields MKSTLKKLLPFAVVGVISGATTVGGLQYLNHDSNSTDQSYFTKASNVSFAGMNSSAVGDDFVKAAKTTVPAVVTIKNYQSRSTSRASEQDMFDFFFGDPFGGRNQQRQKQQAPDNMPSGMGSGVIISPDGYIISNNHVVAGANKLEVVLSNKKSYIATLVGTDPNTDISLLKIEEKGLPYLNFANSDNIEVGQWVLAVGNPLGLNSTVTAGIVSAKGRGIGILSSQGKAANPIESFIQTDAAINPGNSGGALVNTNGDLIGINSAIQSTTGYYQGYGFAVPSNLARKIVEDIKKFGIVQRGFLGVTSLDLSNDQLVAAYNKQEKTNIKAGSGVLVTGFGENSGAEDAGLKKGDVITKIDNVAITDFADLSVAVGSKRPGDKVQVTYARNGKENTTTVTLRDQKGGTSTRTKADLSVTEKIGAEFEPLSERFKTDYGLNSGVVAKNVTEGSEIAKIGIVDNYIVIEINGKPVNSQKDVEKILDRYSGNVSVKFVDAYGQIYTRGFKMP from the coding sequence ATGAAGAGTACTTTAAAAAAACTATTGCCATTTGCTGTAGTAGGTGTTATTTCAGGAGCTACTACCGTTGGAGGATTACAATACCTGAATCATGACTCCAACAGCACAGACCAATCCTATTTTACAAAAGCTTCCAACGTATCTTTTGCCGGGATGAACTCTTCGGCGGTAGGTGATGACTTTGTGAAAGCAGCTAAAACAACCGTTCCGGCTGTAGTTACCATTAAAAATTACCAGTCCAGATCCACAAGCAGGGCTTCAGAACAGGATATGTTCGATTTTTTCTTCGGTGATCCTTTTGGAGGAAGAAACCAGCAGAGACAGAAGCAGCAGGCCCCGGACAACATGCCTTCAGGTATGGGATCAGGAGTTATTATTTCCCCCGATGGCTATATTATTTCCAATAACCACGTTGTGGCAGGAGCCAACAAGCTTGAAGTGGTTTTAAGCAATAAAAAATCGTATATCGCAACCTTAGTAGGAACAGACCCGAATACCGATATTTCCTTATTAAAAATTGAAGAAAAAGGATTGCCTTATTTAAATTTCGCTAATTCGGATAATATTGAAGTAGGACAATGGGTACTGGCGGTAGGAAACCCGCTTGGACTAAACTCTACTGTAACGGCGGGGATCGTTTCCGCTAAAGGAAGAGGTATCGGGATTTTAAGCTCTCAGGGAAAAGCAGCCAATCCGATTGAAAGCTTTATCCAGACCGATGCGGCTATTAACCCAGGAAACTCAGGAGGAGCCCTTGTAAATACAAATGGAGACCTGATCGGTATCAACTCGGCGATCCAGTCTACTACAGGATATTATCAGGGATACGGATTTGCCGTTCCTTCCAATCTCGCCAGAAAAATTGTGGAGGACATTAAGAAATTCGGAATTGTACAGCGAGGATTCTTAGGGGTTACCTCATTAGACCTTTCTAATGATCAATTGGTAGCAGCTTATAACAAACAGGAAAAAACCAATATCAAGGCAGGATCAGGAGTGCTGGTAACCGGCTTTGGAGAAAACAGCGGTGCTGAAGATGCAGGATTGAAAAAAGGAGATGTTATTACCAAGATCGATAATGTTGCCATCACCGATTTTGCAGATCTTTCGGTTGCCGTAGGTAGCAAACGTCCGGGCGATAAGGTACAGGTTACCTATGCAAGAAACGGCAAGGAGAATACGACCACCGTTACTTTGAGAGACCAGAAGGGCGGAACGTCTACCAGAACAAAAGCAGATCTGAGCGTTACTGAAAAGATCGGTGCTGAGTTTGAGCCATTAAGTGAAAGATTCAAAACCGATTACGGATTGAACAGCGGAGTAGTCGCTAAAAACGTAACGGAAGGAAGCGAGATTGCCAAAATCGGGATCGTAGATAACTACATTGTTATTGAGATCAACGGCAAGCCGGTAAATTCGCAAAAAGACGTTGAGAAAATTCTTGACCGATATTCAGGAAATGTATCTGTTAAGTTTGTAGACGCTTACGGACAGATCTATACAAGAGGATTTAAAATGCCTTAA
- a CDS encoding DNA recombination protein RmuC, whose product MEITYLIIGCIAGGIIGAVIVYFALKSSTISRNSYDELNNLYIKNNSDLENAGLKIQELTRHMEREKEVTIQQTDIFNDLKNEFARISAEHASLQKQFLEQKEFTAKQNFQIETLLTEKQSLFAKNSELSAINESLQKSLQTQKEEIAKIQEDSKIQFENLANKILEEKTEKFTTLNQNNLKTILEPFQEKITDLKNRVNEAYEKENKERFSLAEKVKELAELNQQISEDAKKLTRALKGESKTQGNWGEMILESILEKSGLVKGREYFLEHELRDEDNKALFSEFSGKKMRPDAVVKYPDERNVIIDSKVSLTAFTDLVDETDQDIYLMRLNQHLSSIKNHITQLSQKAYDDYGKSLDFVMMFIPSEPAYIAAMQADQNLWNFAYERRILLLNPSNLITSLKLIADLWKREYQNRNSMEIAERGAKLYDKFVGFVENLEKVGKNLDQAKNVYNDAYKQLSTGNDNLVIQTQKLKSLGIKNKKDLPPSLVENSQITLETSED is encoded by the coding sequence ATGGAGATAACGTATTTAATCATCGGATGTATTGCCGGAGGAATTATTGGAGCAGTGATTGTATATTTCGCCCTGAAATCATCAACCATTTCAAGAAATTCATACGACGAACTCAATAATTTATATATTAAAAATAATTCTGACCTTGAAAATGCCGGCCTTAAAATTCAGGAACTGACCCGGCATATGGAGAGGGAAAAAGAGGTCACTATTCAACAAACCGATATATTCAACGATCTGAAAAATGAATTTGCAAGAATTTCGGCGGAACACGCTTCCCTGCAAAAGCAGTTTTTGGAACAGAAAGAATTTACGGCAAAACAGAATTTCCAGATCGAAACCCTTCTGACTGAAAAGCAATCGCTTTTTGCTAAAAATTCCGAACTCTCGGCAATCAACGAAAGCCTGCAGAAATCTTTGCAGACCCAAAAAGAGGAAATTGCCAAGATTCAGGAGGATTCCAAAATCCAGTTTGAAAACCTGGCCAACAAAATCCTGGAAGAAAAGACAGAGAAATTTACCACGCTCAATCAGAACAATTTAAAAACCATCCTCGAACCTTTCCAGGAAAAAATCACCGATCTGAAAAACCGGGTAAATGAAGCCTACGAAAAGGAAAACAAAGAACGTTTTTCCCTTGCCGAGAAAGTAAAGGAACTGGCCGAGCTCAACCAACAGATCTCCGAAGATGCCAAAAAGCTTACCCGAGCCCTGAAAGGCGAAAGCAAAACGCAAGGGAACTGGGGAGAAATGATTCTGGAAAGCATTTTGGAAAAATCCGGACTGGTAAAAGGAAGAGAATATTTTCTGGAACATGAGCTCCGGGATGAAGACAACAAAGCGCTCTTTTCCGAATTCTCGGGTAAAAAAATGCGTCCGGATGCCGTCGTAAAATATCCGGATGAAAGAAATGTGATCATCGATTCCAAAGTTTCACTTACCGCCTTTACCGATCTTGTCGATGAAACAGATCAGGATATCTACCTGATGCGGCTTAACCAGCATTTGTCTTCCATCAAAAACCACATTACACAACTCAGCCAGAAAGCTTATGACGATTATGGAAAATCGCTGGATTTCGTGATGATGTTTATTCCAAGTGAGCCGGCTTATATTGCTGCGATGCAGGCAGACCAGAATCTCTGGAATTTTGCCTATGAAAGAAGAATCTTATTATTAAATCCGAGTAATTTAATTACCTCTCTAAAATTGATCGCCGATCTTTGGAAAAGGGAATACCAGAACCGGAATTCTATGGAAATTGCTGAAAGAGGAGCTAAGCTGTACGATAAATTTGTAGGCTTTGTGGAAAATCTTGAAAAGGTGGGAAAAAACCTGGACCAGGCAAAAAACGTTTACAACGATGCTTACAAGCAGCTTTCTACCGGAAACGACAATCTCGTTATCCAGACCCAGAAGCTGAAATCTCTTGGAATTAAAAACAAAAAAGACCTTCCGCCAAGCCTTGTAGAAAATTCACAGATTACTCTTGAAACCTCGGAAGATTAA
- a CDS encoding RidA family protein: MKKIINTENAPAAIGPYSQANMANGVLYISGQIPVDPATGKLVEGIEKETHQVMKNLEAVLTEAGMTFKNVVKATIFLKSMDDFAVMNDIYASYLDPESYPARETVQVSCLPKNVDIEISMIAHQD, from the coding sequence ATGAAAAAAATAATCAACACGGAAAATGCTCCTGCAGCGATCGGTCCTTATTCACAGGCCAATATGGCAAACGGTGTTTTGTATATCTCAGGTCAGATCCCGGTAGATCCTGCAACAGGCAAATTGGTGGAAGGAATCGAAAAAGAAACCCATCAGGTAATGAAAAACCTTGAGGCCGTTCTTACAGAAGCCGGAATGACATTTAAAAATGTAGTAAAAGCAACCATCTTCCTAAAGAGCATGGACGATTTTGCAGTTATGAATGATATTTATGCTTCTTATCTGGATCCGGAAAGCTATCCGGCACGCGAGACCGTACAGGTTTCCTGCCTTCCGAAAAATGTTGATATCGAAATTTCTATGATCGCACATCAGGATTAA
- a CDS encoding 5-formyltetrahydrofolate cyclo-ligase, which translates to MLKAELRKEYMQKRKALSDDEAFLLSEKIFENFIVYFKPLPGQKVHVFIPIQKFKEIDTQLFIKYFLSRNIRVFVPKVVSTELISVEISADTKYETNNWGISEPVSNEDSGISDFDFVITPLLYCDGKGNRVGYGKGFYDGFFETIPAETKKIGVNYFNPDENIDDVWEYDIPLDYLVTPDEVLSFSGSSE; encoded by the coding sequence ATGCTGAAAGCTGAACTCAGGAAAGAATATATGCAAAAAAGAAAAGCCTTGTCTGATGATGAGGCTTTCCTGTTATCGGAAAAGATTTTTGAGAATTTTATAGTTTATTTCAAACCGCTTCCGGGCCAGAAAGTTCATGTTTTCATCCCCATTCAGAAGTTCAAGGAAATCGATACGCAGCTTTTTATTAAATATTTTCTAAGCCGTAATATCCGTGTTTTTGTTCCCAAAGTAGTAAGCACGGAGCTTATATCGGTTGAAATTTCTGCTGATACAAAGTATGAAACGAACAACTGGGGAATTTCGGAGCCGGTTTCGAATGAAGACTCAGGAATTTCGGATTTCGATTTTGTGATTACACCGCTGTTGTACTGTGACGGGAAAGGAAACAGGGTAGGATACGGTAAAGGTTTTTATGACGGTTTCTTTGAAACTATTCCGGCTGAGACCAAAAAAATCGGAGTTAATTATTTTAACCCCGATGAAAATATCGATGACGTCTGGGAATATGATATTCCGCTCGACTACTTGGTTACTCCCGATGAAGTGCTGTCTTTCTCCGGTTCATCCGAATAG
- a CDS encoding Dps family protein, protein MKNANIIGLQEEDCTKIAEKLNILLANYSVFYQNTRGSHWNIKGDQFFTLHPKFEELYNSLVLKIDEIAERILTLGATPAHNYSDYLKVATIKESQEVSDANKSVENILNSFRVVIDLQRELLDITDEAGDEGTNSQMSDYITEQEKEVWMYNSYLGK, encoded by the coding sequence ATGAAAAATGCCAACATTATCGGTCTTCAGGAAGAAGATTGTACAAAAATTGCAGAAAAATTAAATATCCTTCTGGCCAATTATTCCGTATTTTATCAGAATACAAGAGGTTCCCACTGGAATATTAAGGGAGATCAGTTCTTCACGCTTCACCCGAAGTTTGAGGAATTATACAATAGCCTTGTTCTTAAGATTGACGAGATTGCAGAAAGAATTCTTACCCTGGGTGCTACTCCTGCACATAATTATTCAGATTACCTGAAGGTAGCTACTATTAAGGAGAGTCAGGAAGTAAGCGATGCAAATAAAAGTGTAGAAAACATACTGAACTCTTTTAGGGTAGTCATTGATCTTCAGCGAGAATTGCTCGATATTACGGATGAAGCCGGAGATGAAGGAACCAACTCTCAAATGAGCGATTACATCACCGAACAGGAAAAAGAAGTTTGGATGTACAATTCATACCTTGGAAAATAA
- a CDS encoding RNA methyltransferase, giving the protein MIIESFQNEKVKHVTKLLTDNRFRKKSDVFVVEGQQENARAQKYGFQPLEFFICETIFQQELPQGKTHLVSEKVYEKIAYRGTSEGIIGIYKTKESDLSSFKPKKDSTVIIVEGVEKPGNLGAILRSCEAFGIDALIVADGKTDFYNPNVIRSSVGCLFGMDVFQAENPETLEFLQQNNFNIYTTIMDETAEDLYIRDFKQRSAVLFGTEHSGLSDFWIGKGKNTLIPMAGSIDSLNLSNAVAITCYETLKQKKS; this is encoded by the coding sequence ATGATCATAGAAAGCTTTCAGAACGAAAAAGTAAAACACGTTACCAAACTTCTTACCGACAACCGATTCCGTAAAAAATCGGATGTTTTTGTCGTGGAAGGGCAGCAGGAAAATGCGCGTGCACAAAAATACGGGTTCCAGCCTTTGGAATTTTTTATCTGTGAAACCATTTTTCAGCAAGAACTTCCTCAGGGAAAAACGCATTTGGTAAGTGAGAAAGTATATGAAAAAATCGCTTACCGCGGAACCTCGGAAGGAATTATCGGTATCTATAAAACAAAGGAATCGGATCTATCCTCCTTTAAGCCTAAAAAGGATTCTACCGTCATTATTGTAGAAGGCGTAGAAAAGCCGGGAAATCTAGGGGCGATCTTAAGAAGCTGCGAAGCTTTTGGTATTGATGCCTTGATCGTTGCAGACGGTAAAACAGATTTTTATAACCCCAATGTTATCAGATCAAGCGTGGGCTGCCTTTTCGGGATGGACGTTTTCCAGGCGGAGAACCCGGAAACCCTTGAATTTCTTCAGCAGAATAATTTCAACATCTATACAACGATCATGGATGAAACAGCAGAAGACCTTTACATCCGTGATTTCAAGCAGAGATCCGCAGTCCTGTTCGGTACGGAACATTCCGGGCTCAGCGATTTTTGGATCGGCAAAGGAAAGAATACCCTGATTCCGATGGCAGGAAGTATTGATTCCCTTAATCTGAGCAATGCGGTGGCCATAACCTGCTATGAAACATTGAAGCAGAAAAAAAGTTAA
- a CDS encoding rhodanese-related sulfurtransferase, translating into MQLYNTLSAEERARLIDEAGQERLTLSFYAYAHIEDPKKFRDDLFIAWNALDALGRIYVAHEGINAQMSVPAENFEAFRDTLEAYDFMKGIRLNVAVEQDNHSFLKLTIKVRHKIVADGLNDETFDVTNKGVHLRAKEFNELLEDPNTIVVDFRNHYESEVGHFEGAITPDVENFRESLPIINDQLQDHKEDKNLLMYCTGGIRCEKASAYFKHQGFKNVFQLEGGIIEYTRQIKEEGIESKFIGKNFVFDHRLGERITDDIIAQCHQCGKPCDNHTNCANDACHLLFIQCDECKAAMENCCSTECLETIHLPWDEQLKLRKGLQVGNKVFRKGKSEALKFKKSGDLPNKPLAKAETKDIRQKIKVKKTLIGKAEHYFTKSKIAQFLIENNELSVGNKVLISGPTTGEQEITITEIHANGGPVETAVQGDQITFELPFRVRLSDKLYKILSAENA; encoded by the coding sequence ATGCAACTGTACAACACCTTAAGCGCAGAAGAAAGAGCACGACTTATCGATGAGGCCGGACAAGAGCGCCTTACCCTTTCTTTCTATGCGTATGCCCATATTGAAGATCCCAAAAAATTCCGCGACGACTTATTTATAGCCTGGAATGCCCTCGATGCATTAGGCCGTATTTATGTAGCACATGAAGGAATCAATGCTCAGATGAGCGTTCCTGCAGAAAATTTCGAGGCTTTTCGGGATACGCTGGAAGCATATGATTTTATGAAAGGCATCCGCCTGAATGTAGCGGTAGAGCAGGACAACCATTCTTTTTTAAAGCTGACCATCAAAGTAAGGCATAAAATTGTTGCAGATGGCCTTAATGATGAAACTTTCGACGTAACCAATAAAGGGGTTCACCTGAGAGCAAAAGAATTCAATGAACTGCTGGAAGACCCGAATACCATCGTTGTGGATTTCAGAAACCATTACGAAAGCGAAGTCGGCCATTTTGAAGGGGCCATCACGCCTGATGTGGAAAACTTCAGGGAAAGCCTGCCGATCATCAACGATCAGCTGCAGGATCACAAAGAAGATAAAAACCTTCTGATGTACTGCACCGGCGGAATCCGTTGTGAAAAGGCAAGTGCTTATTTTAAGCATCAGGGTTTTAAAAACGTCTTTCAGCTGGAAGGCGGAATCATCGAATATACCCGACAGATCAAAGAAGAAGGAATTGAGAGTAAGTTTATCGGGAAAAACTTCGTGTTCGACCACCGTCTGGGAGAAAGAATTACGGATGACATCATCGCACAGTGCCACCAATGCGGGAAACCTTGCGATAACCATACGAACTGTGCCAATGATGCCTGCCATCTGTTGTTTATCCAGTGTGATGAATGTAAGGCGGCGATGGAAAACTGCTGTTCGACGGAATGCCTGGAAACCATTCATCTGCCGTGGGACGAGCAGTTGAAATTGAGAAAAGGCCTGCAGGTAGGCAATAAAGTTTTCAGAAAAGGAAAGTCGGAAGCTTTAAAATTCAAAAAATCAGGTGATCTGCCTAATAAGCCTTTGGCCAAAGCCGAAACAAAAGATATCCGTCAGAAAATTAAGGTCAAGAAAACTTTGATCGGAAAAGCGGAGCATTATTTTACAAAATCAAAAATTGCGCAGTTCCTTATTGAAAACAATGAATTGTCTGTAGGAAACAAAGTGTTGATTTCCGGGCCGACTACCGGTGAGCAGGAAATTACCATTACGGAAATTCATGCCAACGGAGGTCCTGTAGAGACGGCTGTACAGGGAGATCAGATTACTTTTGAGCTTCCGTTCAGGGTGCGTTTGTCTGATAAACTATATAAAATTTTATCTGCTGAAAACGCGTAA
- the pncB gene encoding nicotinate phosphoribosyltransferase, which yields MHNVRLNSILDNDFYKITMQNAVVKLFPGSVVKYEFINRGKHQFPEGFDAALREAVNKMAELKLTKEEKKFMANTCPYIDLPYLDFLEGYHYDPSEVKIHQEGSELSVTVEGLWYRTILWEVPLLALISELHYEMNHMERDSNEVVMSKTLEKADALAKLGVNFAEFGTRRRHSHKVQNLVMEALTQKKDSTFIGTSNVHFAMKYGVKPIGTHAHEWFMFHAAEYGFKMANELALEHWVDVYRGDLGVALSDTYTTDVFFQQFDKKFAKLFDGVRHDSGDPLEFADKTIAHYQKHGINPLFKYIIFSDGLNLEKVEEITNYCNGKIGISFGIGTNLTNDVGLKPMNIVMKLIGVQAPNKELIPTVKLSDEHGKYTGDPKMIELAKEFLRIKN from the coding sequence ATGCATAACGTACGTTTGAACTCCATTCTGGATAACGATTTCTATAAAATAACCATGCAGAACGCCGTGGTAAAATTATTTCCTGGCTCTGTTGTAAAATATGAATTTATCAACCGTGGCAAACATCAGTTTCCCGAAGGTTTTGATGCTGCTTTACGCGAAGCCGTCAATAAAATGGCTGAGCTCAAACTGACGAAAGAAGAAAAGAAATTTATGGCCAATACCTGTCCGTACATAGATCTGCCCTACCTTGATTTCCTGGAAGGCTACCATTATGATCCGTCGGAAGTAAAAATCCATCAGGAGGGGAGCGAACTTTCCGTTACGGTAGAAGGGCTTTGGTACAGGACCATTCTTTGGGAAGTTCCTTTGCTGGCACTCATCAGCGAGCTGCATTACGAGATGAATCATATGGAAAGGGATTCCAATGAAGTGGTAATGAGCAAAACCCTTGAAAAAGCGGATGCTCTGGCAAAGCTGGGGGTAAATTTTGCAGAGTTCGGAACCAGAAGAAGACACTCCCACAAAGTTCAGAATCTGGTGATGGAAGCACTCACGCAGAAAAAAGATTCCACTTTCATCGGAACATCAAATGTGCATTTTGCAATGAAATATGGCGTAAAACCAATTGGTACCCACGCTCATGAATGGTTTATGTTTCATGCTGCAGAATACGGTTTCAAAATGGCGAACGAACTGGCGCTGGAGCATTGGGTAGACGTTTACCGCGGAGATCTGGGAGTTGCCCTTTCCGATACCTACACCACCGATGTTTTTTTCCAGCAGTTCGATAAAAAGTTTGCGAAACTTTTCGACGGCGTTCGTCACGACAGCGGCGATCCACTGGAATTTGCAGATAAGACAATTGCTCACTACCAGAAGCATGGTATCAATCCTCTATTTAAATACATCATTTTTTCCGATGGACTGAATCTTGAAAAGGTAGAGGAAATCACCAATTACTGCAACGGAAAAATCGGGATTTCTTTCGGTATCGGAACCAACCTTACCAATGACGTTGGCTTAAAACCAATGAATATTGTAATGAAACTAATCGGTGTACAGGCTCCGAACAAAGAACTCATCCCTACCGTAAAGCTTTCCGATGAGCACGGGAAATACACCGGCGATCCGAAGATGATTGAACTGGCGAAAGAGTTTTTGAGAATAAAAAATTAA